In a genomic window of Erigeron canadensis isolate Cc75 chromosome 5, C_canadensis_v1, whole genome shotgun sequence:
- the LOC122601300 gene encoding uncharacterized protein LOC122601300 — MANAEFSDTFIGANAIFQPYHISDHTPAVLRIPMITTSKRKPFKFTNLLVYHENFGSIVEACWGVYIKGVPMYRLVKRLKSLKKPFRKLLFEKGGYLDEESFLKQKAKINWLNVGDSNSAYFHKVVKSRATRGRIDSILDANGTRVDGNDVPQVFLDHFSNFLGKPGSVQPLDLDGLFSNRLTVEQGHDMIREVSDEEIKISIFSMGDDKAPGPDGFTVVYFKKAWNIIGDDVIKAVKNFFSAGTLLKEVNHTIISLLPKVSTPARVNDLRPISLCNVVFKCITKIIANCIKDKLTDLVSINQSAFVPGRRLTDNILLTQKLMHNYHLDRGLPVLLLKLTFKRRMTRVVWESLEEFKSVSGLAPSLPKSTAYFCNVLNHVKLSILNILPFEEGRLPVKYLGVLLVSSRLVYRDCKELLERVHNRISNWKTKFLSFTGRLQLVQSVLSSMHIYWSSVFILPTRVTSEIEQMMRGFLWSQCTLGKGKAKVSWDVVCLPKQEGGLGIRRLETSNVVLMATHIWNLLTVKESLWVKWVHTYRLRGRSFWDIPLRGNMPWSWKKLLAIRPLVRNHFWHSLGNGQNTFAWHDTWATCCPIIDIVTHRMIKEAGFESHSKVVEIIENGTWRLPSFWDNRILNTNVPLLQEHMMDSIKWRTDAGVLHDFSVSLAWEDLRVRAPLVDWYHIVWYKQCIPKYSFLLWLVMKRKLKTQDLLNQWDVQHASLAVTCPLCSTQPDSHTHLFFDCLFSSRVWDEVNKIACLSLYGGSWADVLHDLKKIARKNSVHSVVSKLILAGAVYNIW; from the exons ATGGCAAATGCTGAATTTTCGGATACTTTTATTGGTGCTAATGCAATTTTCCAGCCctatcatatttcagaccacaCACCGGCAGTTCTAAGGATTCCCATGATAACAACGTCGAAGCGTAAACCGTTTAAGTTCACAAATCTGTTAGTTTATCACGAGAATTTTGGGTCGATTGTGGAAGCATGTTGGGGAGTTTACATAAAAGGGGTACCTATGTACAGATTAGTTAAAAGACTTAAAAGCTTAAAGAAACCTTTTCGTAAGCTATTGTTTGAGAAAG GAGGCTATCTAGATGAGGAAAGTTTCTTAAAACAAAAGGCAAAAATCAATTGGTTAAATGTCGGGGATTCTAATTCAGCATATTTCCATAAAGTTGTAAAAAGTCGTGCAACTAGAGGGCGGATTGATTCTATCTTGGATGCTAATGGGACTCGTGTTGATGGAAATGATGTGCCCCAAGTGTTTCTCGATCATTTCTCAAACTTTTTGGGTAAACCGGGTTCCGTTCAGCCACTTGATCTTGATGGTTTGTTTTCTAACAGGTTAACTGTTGAGCAAGGTCATGATATGATTCGTGAAGTGTCAGATGAGGAGATAAAGATCTCGATCTTTTCAATGGGGGATGATAAAGCTCCTGGACCTGACGGTTTCACGGTGGTGTATTTCAAGAAAGCATGGAATATCATAGGCGATGATGTGATCAAAGCTGTGAAAAATTTCTTCTCGGCGGGTACTCTACTAAAAGAGGTTAATCACACTATTATTTCGCTACTGCCTAAGGTTAGTACGCCTGCTCGTGTAAATGATCTTCGGCCAATTTCACTCTGTAATGTGGTGTTTAAATGCATCACAAAGATTATTGCAAATTGTATAAAGGATAAGCTGACAGATTTGGTTTCCATCAACCAATCTGCTTTTGTTCCTGGTAGGCGGCTTACAGATAACATTCTTTTAACTCAAAAATTGATGCATAACTACCATCTTGACAGGGGCCTCCCCGTGTTGCTTTTAAAGTTGACATTCAAAAGGCGTATGACACG GGTGGTGTGGGAATCGCTTGAAGAATTTAAGTCTGTTTCTGGGCTTGCTCCAAGTCTTCCGAAAAGTACAGCCTATTTCTGTAATGTGTTGAACCATGTGAAGCTGTCGATTTTGAATATTCTACCTTTTGAGGAAGGTAGGCTACCGGTAAAGTATCTTGGTGTTCTTTTAGTTTCTTCAAGACTTGTTTATAGAGATTGCAAGGAATTACTTGAAAGAGTTCATAATCGTATAAGCAACTGGAAAACTAAGTTTCTATCTTTTACGGGGCGCCTTCAGCTAGTTCAATCGGTTTTATCCTCTATGCATATTTATTGGTCTTCGGTATTCATTTTGCCTACTCGAGTAACTAGTGAGATTGAACAGATGATGCGTGGGTTCTTATGGAGTCAATGTACACTTGGAAAAGGTAAAGCGAAAGTTTCTTGGGATGTGGTATGTCTTCCTAAGCAAGAGGGTGGTCTAGGAATTCGACGGTTAGAAACCAGTAATGTTGTGTTAATGGCGACTCATATTTGGAATCTTTTAACGGTAAAGGAGTCATTATGGGTCAAGTGGGTGCATACCTATCGACTAAGAGGCAGGAGCTTTTGGGATATTCCGTTAAGGGGTAATATGCCTTGGAGCTGGAAAAAGTTACTAGCAATTCGCCCACTTGTTCGAAATCATTTTTGGCATTCTTTGGGTAATGGACAGAATACGTTTGCATGGCATGATACATGGGCAACTTGCTGTCCGATTATTGACATTGTTACTCATCGTATGATTAAAGAGGCTGGTTTTGAGTCACATTCTAAAGTTGTTGAGATTATCGAAAATGGGACATGGAGGCTACCGTCGTTTTGGGATAACCGTATTTTAAATACTAACGTGCCTTTATTGCAGGAACATATGATGGACTCGATTAAATGGCGTACAGATGCAGGAGTTTTACATGATTTTTCGGTGTCTTTAGCTTGGGAGGACCTGCGTGTACGAGCACCTTTGGTGGATTGGTATCATATTGTATGGTACAAACAATGTATTCCTAAATACTCCTTTCTTTTGTGGCTAGTTATGAAACGCAAGCTTAAAACTCAAGACTTGCTTAATCAATGGGATGTTCAACATGCCTCTTTAGCTGTTACATGTCCATTGTGCTCAACACAACCAGATTCTCATACTCATTTGTTTTTCGACTGCCTTTTTTCTTCAAGAGTATGGGATGAAGTTAACAAAATTGCTTGTTTATCGTTATATGGGGGAAGCTGGGCTGATGTACTACACGATTTGAAGAAGATTGCAAGGAAAAATTCTGTTCATAGTGTGGTTTCAAAGCTGATTCTCGCAGGGGCTGTCTACAACATTTGGTAA